From a single Labrenzia sp. PHM005 genomic region:
- the rplE gene encoding 50S ribosomal protein L5, with translation MAETSYVPRLKTHYDEVVRKQLQEKFEYANVMQVPQLEKIVLNIGVGEAVGDSKKARIAAEDLAAIAGQKPVITKAKKSIATFKVREGMPLGSKVTLRRQQMFEFLDRLITIALPRVRDFRGLNPKSFDGRGNYAMGIKEHIVFPEIEYDKVDQIWGMDIIVCTTAPTDDEARELLRAFNFPFTK, from the coding sequence ATGGCTGAGACCTCTTACGTGCCGCGTCTTAAGACGCACTACGACGAAGTCGTGCGCAAGCAGCTTCAGGAAAAATTCGAGTATGCGAACGTTATGCAGGTTCCGCAGCTTGAAAAAATCGTCCTGAACATTGGTGTTGGCGAAGCAGTGGGCGATTCCAAGAAAGCCCGTATCGCTGCTGAAGATCTGGCTGCAATTGCTGGTCAGAAGCCAGTCATCACCAAGGCGAAAAAATCCATCGCGACCTTCAAGGTCCGCGAAGGCATGCCGCTTGGTTCGAAGGTGACACTGCGCCGTCAGCAGATGTTCGAATTTCTCGATCGTCTGATCACCATCGCGCTGCCGCGTGTTCGTGACTTCCGTGGCCTGAACCCGAAGAGCTTCGACGGCCGTGGCAACTACGCCATGGGCATCAAAGAGCACATCGTGTTCCCGGAAATCGAGTACGACAAGGTCGACCAGATCTGGGGTATGGACATCATCGTCTGCACCACGGCGCCGACCGATGACGAGGCGCGCGAGCTTCTGCGTGCTTTCAACTTCCCGTTCACGAAATAA